The sequence ACGGTCGACAAGCTCAGCGCCTGACGACGCGTCCACCGCGCAACGCCGACCCTACGGGGTCGGCGTTTTCGCGTTCCCGCGCAGCGTTGTCCTCCCCAGCACGCCCACGGCGACGAGCGCGACGGCCGCGCCCCACACCATCACGAGCTGCAGCGCGCCGCCCAGCACGACAGCCGGCGTCAGGCCGGTGCGCAGCGGCACGTCCTCCAGCATGTGGCCCGCGGTGTCGGCGGGGAGCACCGCGATCTCAGAGCCGTCGGGAGCGATCACCTGGCTCGTGCCGACCGTCGAGATGTTGACGACGGCGCGCCCGGTCTCCACCGCGCGGATGCGGGCGAAGGCCAGCTGCTGCAGGTTCTCGTCGGTCCCGCGGAAATCGGCGTTGTTGGTCTGGAACATGAAGATCTCGGCGCCGTCCTGCACCCCGTCCCACACGACGTCGTCATAGATCACGTCGAAGCAGATCGCCAGTCCCACCCCCACCCCGCCGACGTCGAAGTACGGGCGCGCTCCGCCCGGGGTGTACTCGCGCTGGATGAGGTCGATCAGATCCGGTGCGAACATGCGGTAGAACCACCGGTCGGGAACATACTCCCCGAACGGCACGGGGTGCCTCTTGTCGTAGACGTCCACGGGATTCTCGGCCCCCGGCTCCCACAGCAGCGACGAGTTCAAGTACTCGTCGCCACGCTGGGTGACGGCCGCGACCACGAGCGGCGCGTCGATCCGGGCGGCCAAGGCATCGAGCGTCGCAGCGGTGCTCTCGTTCGCCGTGGGATCCGAGTCGACGCCGCCCTCCGGCCACAGCAGGACGTCCATCTCCTCGCCGAGCAGCGGCGCCGTCGCCCGCAGCTGCGCGTTGAGCACGTCGTTGCGACTGCGCTCGTCGAAGTAGCCGGCGGGTCCGTCGCCCTGCACCGCCCCCACGCGCATGCTTCCGGCATCCGTCGTGGGGAACTGCGGAAGCGCGAACAGGGCGACGCCGACCACCAGCACCGGGATCGCCGTGCGCAGATCGCGGTACCGGCGCAGCCGCGCCCACTCCACCGCGCTCGCGCACAGCATCACGATCAGGAACGACAGCCCGGCGACACCGACCCACGAGACCACGCTCGCGAGCGGGCTGCCGGCCTGCGAGATGCCGACCCTCCCCCACGGGAACCCGCCGTACGGCCAGGTGCCGAGCAACTGCTCGCGCACCACCCACAACGCCGCGACAATCGCCGGCAACGCGACAAGCCGCGCCCAGGGGCCGTCCGCGACGCGAGGCAGCCAGCGGTAGGCGAGCGCGATCGGGACGGCGGCGACGGCGGTGAGGACCGCCTCAAAGATCGACAGCGCCAGCCAGGGCACCGGACCGAGGTACCGCGCGGTGAACGAGACGTTCACCAGGAAGAACGCCAGCCCGAAGACGAGGCCGACGAGTGCGGCGCTCCACGCCCTGCGCCCGATGAGGCTCACGAGGGTGAGCGGGATCGCCAGGAACACCATCGGCCACCACGCGAGCGCGGGGAATGCCGTCGACAACGCGAATCCCCCGGCTGCCGCCGAGAGGACGCCTGCCCACAGCGGCAGCAGCGCGCTCGGCAACGGTGGACGGGACGCCGCGTCGGATGGCACGGAGTCCACACTAGGCGAACCCGCGGATGCCGATTCTCAGCGCCCGCGACGAGCGGCGGCTACACCGTCGAGTAGGCCACGATGCCGCGGCGCACCGAATCGAGTGCCTTGCGCGCGGTGCCGGCGATCGGCTGATCGGCGACGAGCGACAGCTGGTCGAGCAGGTCGATCGTCTGCTTCGCCCAGCGCACGAAGTCGCCGGCGGCCATGTCGGCCTCGCCGAGCACGCGATCGAGCATGCCGTCGCGCGCCCACGTGTGCATCGCCGTCGCGAGGCCCGACGAGATCGGCTCGGATCCCGGCAGATGGTGCTCCCGCTCGAGGTCGTCGAGCCGCTGCCACAGATCGAGGGTCGCCGTGAACGCGGCGCGGAACGGGCCGCGCGGCAGGCCGCGCTCCCCCGGTCCCGCGTCGTCCCGGCGGGGCTCGTACACCAGCGAGCACGCGATCGCCGCGAGAGACGCGGCATCCAGGTCCTTCCACAACCCCAGGCGCAGCGACTCGGCGACGAGCAGATCCCGCTCGCCGTAGATACGGCGCATCGTCCGCCCCGAGGGTGTGAGCGCCGTGGTCCCGTCCTCCGCGACCTGCACGTAGTCCAGTTCGTCCAGCACGTCCACGACGCGATCGAAGATGCGGGCCACCGTGCCGGTGCGCGTATCGATCTGGTGCCGCAGCTTGTCGATCTGACGCTTGAGCTTCCAGTACCGCTCAGCCCATCGCGCGTGCTGCTCGCGGTCGGGGCACCCATGGCACGCGTGCCGCTGCATGCGCTTGCGCAGGCTCGCGATGTGCCGCTGCCTCTCGTCGCGCGTGCGTCGCGAGGCGTTCGCGTCCTTGCGGTTCAGCTTCTCGACGTCGCTGAGCTCGCGCCGGATCGACGAGTACTCGGTGAAGTCGCCGCGGTCGCACGTCATCGCCTTCCGGTATCCCGCCAGCGACTCCTCCTGGTCACGCACCTGGCGGGCGAGGCCCACCACGGCGCGGTCCGCCTGGAACTGGGCGAACGACGACTCCAGGATCTCGCGCGCCCGAGGTCGGCCGAACTGGTCGATGAGGTTCACGGCCATGTTGTAGGTAGGCCGGAAGCTCGAGTTCAGCGGGTACGTGCGGCGTGAAGCGAGCGCCGCGACCGCCTGCGGGTCGAGACCCTCCGTCCACTGGATGACGGCGTGCCCTTCGACGTCGATGCCGCGCCGGCCGGCCCGGCCGGTGAGCTGGGTGTACTCCCCCGACGTGATCGCCACGCGCGCCTCGCCGTTGAACTTTTCGAGCTTCTCGAGCACGACGGTGCGCGCGGGCATGTTGATGCCGAGCGCCAGCGTCTCGGTGGCGAACACGACCTTCACGAGCTTTCGCCGGAACAGCTCCTCGACGACCTCCTTGAACGCCGGCAGCAGTCCGGCGTGGTGCGACGCGAGGCCGCGTTCGAGGTTGTCGAGCCATTGCCAGTACCCGAGCACGGCCAAGTCCTCGTCGGGCAGCGACCGCGTGCGCTCCTCGACGATCGCGCGGATCTCACGCCGCTCGTCCTGCGACGTCAGCCGCACGCCGCCCCGGCGCACCTGCTGAACCGCGGCATCGCACCCGGCGCGACTGAAGATGAAGAAGATCGCCGGCAACAGGTTCGACCGCGAGAGCAGTTCGACGACGTCGGGCCGGTCGAGACGTTCGACGCGCTGGACGTTCGCGGAGCGCACGGGCCTCTTCATCCCCCGATTCGGGCGGCGGGATGCCTCGTACCCCGCGTGCCGCGCGCTGTTCGCGGCCTGCACGCGTCGGTTGTTGTCGAAGTTCGAGCCCTTGAAGGAGCGGATCCGCATGAGCTCCTGGTTCACCTGCGCCGTCGCGACGCCCGCGCGGTCGTCGAACAGCGGCAGCAGGTCGCCGCGCACCAGGACGTGCTGTTCGAGCGGGACGGGTCGGGTCTCGGAGACGATCACCTCGGTGTCGCCGCGCACCGTGTCGAGCCAGTCGCCGAACTCCTCGGCGTTCGAGACGGTCGCCGACAGCGACACGAGCCGCACGGACGGCGCGAGGTGGATGATGACCTCCTCCCACACCGCGCCGCGGAACCGGTCCGCCAGATAATGCACCTCGTCCATGACGACGTAGCGCAGGCCGCGCAGCGCCGGTGAGTCCGCGTACAGCATGTTGCGGAGCACCTCGGTAGTCATGACGACGACGCGCGCGTTGCCGTTGATGTTGGTGTCGCCGGTGAGGAGGCCGACCTCGTCAGGGCCGTACACGTCCTGCAGCTCGCGGAACTTCTGGTTCGACAGCGCCTTCATCGGGGTGGTGTAGAACGCCTTGTCACCGGGTTCTCGCATCGCGAGATGCACGGCGAACTCGCCGACGATCGTCTTGCCCGCGCCGGTCGGCGCCGCCACCAGCACGCTGCGGCCGGCCTCGAGCGCGCGGCACCCGGCGAGCTGGAAGGGATCCAGCGAGAAGCGCTGGGATGCCGCGAACGCCGCCGTGAGGGGATGGCTCCGGTCGAGCTCTGCGGTCTCGCGTGCCTGCGCGTACCGCTCGGCCGGACCGGGATCGATCATGCGCCGGGCTCCGGGGGCAGAATGGCGGCGTTGCGTTTCGCCTTTCGCCTGTCGAAGAGCATCGACAGCCCGGCTGCGGTGAAGAACAGCAGCATGAGGATGCCGGCGAGCAGGAACGTCGTCGCGACATCGGCGGGCGGCGTGGCGAGGGCGGCGAACGTCACCGACACGATGACGGCGACGCGCCAGCCCTTGACGATCGCGCGGCCCGAGATGATCCCGGCCAGGTTCAGTGCGACCAGGAACACCGGCAGCACATAGGCGACGCCGACGAACAACATCAGCTTGAAGACGAAGTCGTAGTAGTACATGGCGTCGTAGAACGCCGCGGCCCCGGCCGGGACGAATCCCGCCATGAGCGTCACGATGTTCGGCATGACGTAGAGGCCCGTCGCGCAGCCGGCGAAGAAGAGCGGGATCGCGGCCGCGACGAACCCGACCGTGTAACGAATCTCTTTCCGTGTCAGGCCCGGCATCACATACGCCCACGCCTGCCACAG comes from Microbacterium cremeum and encodes:
- the lnt gene encoding apolipoprotein N-acyltransferase, giving the protein MPSDAASRPPLPSALLPLWAGVLSAAAGGFALSTAFPALAWWPMVFLAIPLTLVSLIGRRAWSAALVGLVFGLAFFLVNVSFTARYLGPVPWLALSIFEAVLTAVAAVPIALAYRWLPRVADGPWARLVALPAIVAALWVVREQLLGTWPYGGFPWGRVGISQAGSPLASVVSWVGVAGLSFLIVMLCASAVEWARLRRYRDLRTAIPVLVVGVALFALPQFPTTDAGSMRVGAVQGDGPAGYFDERSRNDVLNAQLRATAPLLGEEMDVLLWPEGGVDSDPTANESTAATLDALAARIDAPLVVAAVTQRGDEYLNSSLLWEPGAENPVDVYDKRHPVPFGEYVPDRWFYRMFAPDLIDLIQREYTPGGARPYFDVGGVGVGLAICFDVIYDDVVWDGVQDGAEIFMFQTNNADFRGTDENLQQLAFARIRAVETGRAVVNISTVGTSQVIAPDGSEIAVLPADTAGHMLEDVPLRTGLTPAVVLGGALQLVMVWGAAVALVAVGVLGRTTLRGNAKTPTP
- a CDS encoding DEAD/DEAH box helicase, which codes for MIDPGPAERYAQARETAELDRSHPLTAAFAASQRFSLDPFQLAGCRALEAGRSVLVAAPTGAGKTIVGEFAVHLAMREPGDKAFYTTPMKALSNQKFRELQDVYGPDEVGLLTGDTNINGNARVVVMTTEVLRNMLYADSPALRGLRYVVMDEVHYLADRFRGAVWEEVIIHLAPSVRLVSLSATVSNAEEFGDWLDTVRGDTEVIVSETRPVPLEQHVLVRGDLLPLFDDRAGVATAQVNQELMRIRSFKGSNFDNNRRVQAANSARHAGYEASRRPNRGMKRPVRSANVQRVERLDRPDVVELLSRSNLLPAIFFIFSRAGCDAAVQQVRRGGVRLTSQDERREIRAIVEERTRSLPDEDLAVLGYWQWLDNLERGLASHHAGLLPAFKEVVEELFRRKLVKVVFATETLALGINMPARTVVLEKLEKFNGEARVAITSGEYTQLTGRAGRRGIDVEGHAVIQWTEGLDPQAVAALASRRTYPLNSSFRPTYNMAVNLIDQFGRPRAREILESSFAQFQADRAVVGLARQVRDQEESLAGYRKAMTCDRGDFTEYSSIRRELSDVEKLNRKDANASRRTRDERQRHIASLRKRMQRHACHGCPDREQHARWAERYWKLKRQIDKLRHQIDTRTGTVARIFDRVVDVLDELDYVQVAEDGTTALTPSGRTMRRIYGERDLLVAESLRLGLWKDLDAASLAAIACSLVYEPRRDDAGPGERGLPRGPFRAAFTATLDLWQRLDDLEREHHLPGSEPISSGLATAMHTWARDGMLDRVLGEADMAAGDFVRWAKQTIDLLDQLSLVADQPIAGTARKALDSVRRGIVAYSTV
- the tatC gene encoding twin-arginine translocase subunit TatC, producing the protein MVTTEPPRTGDADRPRREKRMSLGAHLVELKKRLTISVIALVVGMVIAFIVTEPVLWLITEPIRLVAEARGEESSVELMFSTVTSGFDLRLRMSLAIGLLLSAPVWLWQAWAYVMPGLTRKEIRYTVGFVAAAIPLFFAGCATGLYVMPNIVTLMAGFVPAGAAAFYDAMYYYDFVFKLMLFVGVAYVLPVFLVALNLAGIISGRAIVKGWRVAVIVSVTFAALATPPADVATTFLLAGILMLLFFTAAGLSMLFDRRKAKRNAAILPPEPGA